The Microplitis mediator isolate UGA2020A chromosome 8, iyMicMedi2.1, whole genome shotgun sequence genome has a window encoding:
- the LOC130673879 gene encoding putative uncharacterized protein DDB_G0282133 has translation MYYLILWKKAKKVSIVELNDVNKRFSDNNVTVQWGRKYFAARIIAGGADTEFLNKLIVNTSGIITGFQLTSDSSSHHDDTVIDVDKNNDVVVVPEIIANKRSNNNVIVQTVSSNDFAVDAVASIEKVVDDANDQEVYTNSTIVTFDNAAGNCKENYDLATGSGGNDDHDDNENNSNINEHEDVKDNNAKNYSVAAPMCSSANLRNSITSNDDVVAEKKVVAEDYAVAGTSREVDYVNDTDDTDQGDDYVGITNDYENINANVNTQNNNVDDDHNLVDHVAYNAVTNDDSSDDDSSSEISSNEDVLDSVDKKCQDKPKKIITELLRKLVGRHKLAQMTLKGRKGTPVPKNILKTVKKYTFMKTTPSLQLNEHEFKRCVTLFLGNLRIKKN, from the exons ATGTACTATTTAATTCTATGgaaaaaagctaaaaaagtaAGCATTGTTGAATTAAATGATGTCAACAAACGTTTCAGCGATAATAACGTAACCGTGCAGTGGGGTCGCAAGTATTTTGCTGCTAGAATAATTGCAGGAGGTG CTGATACTGAATTTTTAAACAAGTTGATCGTGAACACTAGTGGCATAATCACAGGCTTCCAACTTACGTCCGATAGTAGCAGTCATCACGATGATACAGTTATTGATGTTGACAAGAATAATGATGTTGTCGTCGTACCCGAGATTATTGCTAATAAAAgaagtaataataatgtaattgtTCAAACAGTTAGCAGCAACGACTTTGCAGTTGATGCCGTTGCTTCGATCGAAAAAGTTGTTGATGACGCAAATGATCAAGAGGTTTATACTAATAGTACTATTGTCACTTTTGACAACGCCGCTGGTAATTGTAAGGAAAACTATGATCTTGCTACTGGTTCTGGAGGGAATGATGATCACGATGATAATGAAAACAATAGTAATATTAATGAACATGAAGATGTTAAGGATAATAATGCAAAAAACTACTCTGTAGCAGCTCCGATGTGTTCATCGGCCAATCTTCGTAATTCTATTACCTCTAATGATGATGTTgttgctgaaaaaaaagttgttgcTGAAGATTATGCTGTTGCTGGTACTAGTAGAGAGGTTGATTATGTTAACGATACCGATGATACTGATCAAGGGGATGATTACGTTGGTATTACAAATgattatgaaaatatcaatGCAAATGTCAatactcaaaataataatgtcgATGACGACCATAACCTTGTAGATCATGTTGCATATAATGCAGTTACCAACGATGATAGCTCTGACGATGATAGTTCTTCTGAGATATCTAGCAATGAGGAT gttcTTGACAGCGTTGACAAGAAATGTCAAGAtaaaccgaaaaaaattatcacggAGCTGCTGCGTAAGTTGGTTGGCCGACACAAGTTGGCGCAGATGACGTTGAAAGGCAGAAAAGGAACACCTGTTCCAAAAAATATCCTTAAAACCGTTAAAA aatataCATTCATGAAGACAACTCCGAGTCTCCAACTCAACGAACATGAATTCAAAAGATGTGTGACGCTTTTTCTTGGAAATttgaggattaaaaaaaattga